From the genome of Perca fluviatilis chromosome 1, GENO_Pfluv_1.0, whole genome shotgun sequence, one region includes:
- the suz12b gene encoding polycomb protein suz12-B isoform X3: MPSARNSGHIMSGASCKANGAVYPASSAMMNSVKKPKMEQIQADHELFLQAFEKPTQIYRFLRTRNLIAPVFLHRTLTFMSHRNGRTNAKRKTFKVDDMLQTVERMKGEQDSSSLSSHLQLTFTGFFHKDEKPSQNSENEQNSVSLEVLLVKVCHKKRKDVSCPIKQVPTGKKQVPLNPDSNQTKPGSHPSLLVSSNEFEPSNSHMVKSYSLLFRVSRTGRRDTNGLVNGEANENIDVTDTPSRKKRSSSHRDEGETTETFVAQMTVFDKNRRLQLLDGEYEVSMQGMEDSPVSKKRATWETILDGKRLPPFETFSQGPTLQFMLRWTGDASGKSTAPVAKPLATRNSDSSSPMETRTSNHRAALMTVKESVSTDIQTRKEQVLCEPRQKLRIFYQFLYNNNTRQQTEARDDLHCPWCTLNCSKLYSLLKHLKLSHSRFIFNYVPHPKGARIDVSINECYDGSYVGNPQDIHSQPGFAFSRNGPVKRTAVTHILVCRPKRTKPSLSEFLESEDGELEQQRTYVSGHNRLYFHSDSCMPLRPQEMEEDSEDERDPEWLREKTATQLDEFTDVNEGEKEVMKLWNLHVMKFIADNQMNQAIMLFAENTGAHIIRRNLCRNFLLHLVSMHDFNLVSTATIDRAMARLRQIQEELPDTEEEQQDQTVVSAGACNGNAVTSTGGKQGKRTKSALTD; encoded by the exons ATGCCATCGGCCAGG AACTCCGGTCATATTATGAGTGGGGCGAGTTGCAAAGCTAACGGCGCTGTGTACCCCGCCTCATCAGCAATGATGAACTCTGTGAAGAAGCCGAAGATGGAGCAGATTCAGGCCGACCATGAGCTGTTCCTACAGGCCTTTGAAA AACCAACTCAGATATACAGATTCCTCCGCACAAGGAATTTGATTGCA cCAGTATTTTTGCACAGGACGCTCACTTTCATGTCTCACAGAAACGGCCGAACAAATGCCAAAAG GAAAACATTCAAAGTGGATGATATGTTGCAGACAGTTGAGAGGATGAAGGGAGAGCAGGATTCTTCAAG TTTGTCTTCACATCTACAATTAACCTTCACTGGGTTCTTCCATAAGGATG AAAAGCCATCTCAGAATTCAGAAAATGAACAAAATTCTGTGTCCTTAGAGGTGCTACTTGTCAAAGTCTGCCATAAAAAACGCAAg GATGTCAGCTGCCCGATAAAGCAAGTGCCTACAGGTAAAAAGCAGGTGCCTTTGAATCCAGACAGTAACCAAACCAAGCCTGGCTCCCACCCCTCCTTACTGGTCTCCAGCAACGAGTTTGAGCCCAGCAACAGCCACATGGTCAAGTCCTACTCGCTCCTGTTCAGGGTGTCACGCACAGGGAGGAGGGATACTAATGGTCTGGTCAACGGAGAGGCCAACGAGAACATTG atGTAACAGATACTCCTAGTAGAAAGAAGAGAAGTTCATCCCATAGAGATGAGGGAGAGACCACAGAGACCTTTGTTGCACAGATGACTGTCTTTGATAAGAATAG GAGATTGCAGCTGCTGGATGGGGAATACGAGGTGTCCATGCAAGGGATGGAGGACAGCCCTGTCAGCAAGAAGCGGGCTACGTGGGAAACCATTCTTGATGGAAAG AGACTGCCACCATTTGAGACATTTTCTCAGGGACCCACATTGCAGTTTATGCTGCGTTGGACAGGTGATGCTAGCGGAAAGTCCACTGCTCCCGTGGCAAAGCCCCTTGCTACACGCAACTCTGACAGCTCCAGCCCCATGGAGACTAGAACCAGCAATCACCGAGCTGCCCTCATGA CAGTGAAAGAGTCAGTCAGCACAGACATTCAGACGAGGAAAGAGCAGGTCCTGTGTGAGCCGCGGCAGAAGCTACGTATATTTTATCAG TTCTTGTACAACAATAACACGCGGCAGCAAACCGAGGCGAGAGATGATCTTCACTGTCCCTGGTGTACCCTGAACTGCAGCAAACTCTACAGCCTGCTCAAACACCTCAAACTCTCCCACTCCCGCTTCATCTTCAACTATGTG CCTCACCCCAAAGGAGCAAGGATAGACGTGTCCATCAATGAGTGCTATGACGGCTCGTACGTTGGCAACCCTCAGGACATCCACAGCCAACCCGGCTTTGCTTTCAGCCGCAATGGCCCAGTTAAGAGGACTGCCGTCACTCACATATTGGTTTGCAG GCCCAAGAGAACCAAACCAAGTCTGTCAGAGTTCCTGGAGTCTGAGGACGGAGAGTTGGAGCAGCAGAGGACCTATGTCAGCGGACACAACCGCCTCTACTTCCACAGTGACAGCTGCATGCCCCTGCGGCCccaggagatggaggaggacagCGAGGACGAGagagatccagagtggctcagAGAGAAGACTGCCACG CAACTGGATGAGTTCACAGATGTCAATGAGGGAGAAAAGGAAGTGATGAAGCTGTGGAACCTGCACGTCATGAA ATTCATAGCAGACAACCAGATGAATCAGGCCATCATGCTGTTCGCTGAGAACACTGGTGCTCATATCATCCGCCGCAACCTCTGCCGCAACTTCCTCCTGCATCTGGTCAGCATGCACGACTTCAACCTGGTGAGCACAGCCACCATTGACCGCGCCATGGCCCGTCTGCGACAGATCCAAGAAGAGCTTCCAGACAccgaggaggagcagcaggaccAGACTGTGGTATCAGCAGGCGCCTGCAATGGCAATGCCGTCACCTCCACCGGAGGGAAACAGGGCAAGAGGACAAAAAGCGCACTAACAGACTGA
- the suz12b gene encoding polycomb protein suz12-B isoform X2 codes for MPSARNSGHIMSGASCKANGAVYPASSAMMNSVKKPKMEQIQADHELFLQAFEKPTQIYRFLRTRNLIAPVFLHRTLTFMSHRNGRTNAKRKTFKVDDMLQTVERMKGEQDSSSLSSHLQLTFTGFFHKDEKPSQNSENEQNSVSLEVLLVKVCHKKRKDVSCPIKQVPTGKKQVPLNPDSNQTKPGSHPSLLVSSNEFEPSNSHMVKSYSLLFRVSRTGRRDTNGLVNGEANENIDVTDTPSRKKRSSSHRDEGETTETFVAQMTVFDKNRRLQLLDGEYEVSMQGMEDSPVSKKRATWETILDGKRLPPFETFSQGPTLQFMLRWTGDASGKSTAPVAKPLATRNSDSSSPMETRTSNHRAALMMKESVSTDIQTRKEQVLCEPRQKLRIFYQFLYNNNTRQQTEARDDLHCPWCTLNCSKLYSLLKHLKLSHSRFIFNYVPHPKGARIDVSINECYDGSYVGNPQDIHSQPGFAFSRNGPVKRTAVTHILVCRPKRTKPSLSEFLESEDGELEQQRTYVSGHNRLYFHSDSCMPLRPQEMEEDSEDERDPEWLREKTATQLDEFTDVNEGEKEVMKLWNLHVMKYGFIADNQMNQAIMLFAENTGAHIIRRNLCRNFLLHLVSMHDFNLVSTATIDRAMARLRQIQEELPDTEEEQQDQTVVSAGACNGNAVTSTGGKQGKRTKSALTD; via the exons ATGCCATCGGCCAGG AACTCCGGTCATATTATGAGTGGGGCGAGTTGCAAAGCTAACGGCGCTGTGTACCCCGCCTCATCAGCAATGATGAACTCTGTGAAGAAGCCGAAGATGGAGCAGATTCAGGCCGACCATGAGCTGTTCCTACAGGCCTTTGAAA AACCAACTCAGATATACAGATTCCTCCGCACAAGGAATTTGATTGCA cCAGTATTTTTGCACAGGACGCTCACTTTCATGTCTCACAGAAACGGCCGAACAAATGCCAAAAG GAAAACATTCAAAGTGGATGATATGTTGCAGACAGTTGAGAGGATGAAGGGAGAGCAGGATTCTTCAAG TTTGTCTTCACATCTACAATTAACCTTCACTGGGTTCTTCCATAAGGATG AAAAGCCATCTCAGAATTCAGAAAATGAACAAAATTCTGTGTCCTTAGAGGTGCTACTTGTCAAAGTCTGCCATAAAAAACGCAAg GATGTCAGCTGCCCGATAAAGCAAGTGCCTACAGGTAAAAAGCAGGTGCCTTTGAATCCAGACAGTAACCAAACCAAGCCTGGCTCCCACCCCTCCTTACTGGTCTCCAGCAACGAGTTTGAGCCCAGCAACAGCCACATGGTCAAGTCCTACTCGCTCCTGTTCAGGGTGTCACGCACAGGGAGGAGGGATACTAATGGTCTGGTCAACGGAGAGGCCAACGAGAACATTG atGTAACAGATACTCCTAGTAGAAAGAAGAGAAGTTCATCCCATAGAGATGAGGGAGAGACCACAGAGACCTTTGTTGCACAGATGACTGTCTTTGATAAGAATAG GAGATTGCAGCTGCTGGATGGGGAATACGAGGTGTCCATGCAAGGGATGGAGGACAGCCCTGTCAGCAAGAAGCGGGCTACGTGGGAAACCATTCTTGATGGAAAG AGACTGCCACCATTTGAGACATTTTCTCAGGGACCCACATTGCAGTTTATGCTGCGTTGGACAGGTGATGCTAGCGGAAAGTCCACTGCTCCCGTGGCAAAGCCCCTTGCTACACGCAACTCTGACAGCTCCAGCCCCATGGAGACTAGAACCAGCAATCACCGAGCTGCCCTCATGA TGAAAGAGTCAGTCAGCACAGACATTCAGACGAGGAAAGAGCAGGTCCTGTGTGAGCCGCGGCAGAAGCTACGTATATTTTATCAG TTCTTGTACAACAATAACACGCGGCAGCAAACCGAGGCGAGAGATGATCTTCACTGTCCCTGGTGTACCCTGAACTGCAGCAAACTCTACAGCCTGCTCAAACACCTCAAACTCTCCCACTCCCGCTTCATCTTCAACTATGTG CCTCACCCCAAAGGAGCAAGGATAGACGTGTCCATCAATGAGTGCTATGACGGCTCGTACGTTGGCAACCCTCAGGACATCCACAGCCAACCCGGCTTTGCTTTCAGCCGCAATGGCCCAGTTAAGAGGACTGCCGTCACTCACATATTGGTTTGCAG GCCCAAGAGAACCAAACCAAGTCTGTCAGAGTTCCTGGAGTCTGAGGACGGAGAGTTGGAGCAGCAGAGGACCTATGTCAGCGGACACAACCGCCTCTACTTCCACAGTGACAGCTGCATGCCCCTGCGGCCccaggagatggaggaggacagCGAGGACGAGagagatccagagtggctcagAGAGAAGACTGCCACG CAACTGGATGAGTTCACAGATGTCAATGAGGGAGAAAAGGAAGTGATGAAGCTGTGGAACCTGCACGTCATGAAGTATGG ATTCATAGCAGACAACCAGATGAATCAGGCCATCATGCTGTTCGCTGAGAACACTGGTGCTCATATCATCCGCCGCAACCTCTGCCGCAACTTCCTCCTGCATCTGGTCAGCATGCACGACTTCAACCTGGTGAGCACAGCCACCATTGACCGCGCCATGGCCCGTCTGCGACAGATCCAAGAAGAGCTTCCAGACAccgaggaggagcagcaggaccAGACTGTGGTATCAGCAGGCGCCTGCAATGGCAATGCCGTCACCTCCACCGGAGGGAAACAGGGCAAGAGGACAAAAAGCGCACTAACAGACTGA
- the suz12b gene encoding polycomb protein suz12-B isoform X1 translates to MPSARNSGHIMSGASCKANGAVYPASSAMMNSVKKPKMEQIQADHELFLQAFEKPTQIYRFLRTRNLIAPVFLHRTLTFMSHRNGRTNAKRKTFKVDDMLQTVERMKGEQDSSSLSSHLQLTFTGFFHKDEKPSQNSENEQNSVSLEVLLVKVCHKKRKDVSCPIKQVPTGKKQVPLNPDSNQTKPGSHPSLLVSSNEFEPSNSHMVKSYSLLFRVSRTGRRDTNGLVNGEANENIDVTDTPSRKKRSSSHRDEGETTETFVAQMTVFDKNRRLQLLDGEYEVSMQGMEDSPVSKKRATWETILDGKRLPPFETFSQGPTLQFMLRWTGDASGKSTAPVAKPLATRNSDSSSPMETRTSNHRAALMTVKESVSTDIQTRKEQVLCEPRQKLRIFYQFLYNNNTRQQTEARDDLHCPWCTLNCSKLYSLLKHLKLSHSRFIFNYVPHPKGARIDVSINECYDGSYVGNPQDIHSQPGFAFSRNGPVKRTAVTHILVCRPKRTKPSLSEFLESEDGELEQQRTYVSGHNRLYFHSDSCMPLRPQEMEEDSEDERDPEWLREKTATQLDEFTDVNEGEKEVMKLWNLHVMKYGFIADNQMNQAIMLFAENTGAHIIRRNLCRNFLLHLVSMHDFNLVSTATIDRAMARLRQIQEELPDTEEEQQDQTVVSAGACNGNAVTSTGGKQGKRTKSALTD, encoded by the exons ATGCCATCGGCCAGG AACTCCGGTCATATTATGAGTGGGGCGAGTTGCAAAGCTAACGGCGCTGTGTACCCCGCCTCATCAGCAATGATGAACTCTGTGAAGAAGCCGAAGATGGAGCAGATTCAGGCCGACCATGAGCTGTTCCTACAGGCCTTTGAAA AACCAACTCAGATATACAGATTCCTCCGCACAAGGAATTTGATTGCA cCAGTATTTTTGCACAGGACGCTCACTTTCATGTCTCACAGAAACGGCCGAACAAATGCCAAAAG GAAAACATTCAAAGTGGATGATATGTTGCAGACAGTTGAGAGGATGAAGGGAGAGCAGGATTCTTCAAG TTTGTCTTCACATCTACAATTAACCTTCACTGGGTTCTTCCATAAGGATG AAAAGCCATCTCAGAATTCAGAAAATGAACAAAATTCTGTGTCCTTAGAGGTGCTACTTGTCAAAGTCTGCCATAAAAAACGCAAg GATGTCAGCTGCCCGATAAAGCAAGTGCCTACAGGTAAAAAGCAGGTGCCTTTGAATCCAGACAGTAACCAAACCAAGCCTGGCTCCCACCCCTCCTTACTGGTCTCCAGCAACGAGTTTGAGCCCAGCAACAGCCACATGGTCAAGTCCTACTCGCTCCTGTTCAGGGTGTCACGCACAGGGAGGAGGGATACTAATGGTCTGGTCAACGGAGAGGCCAACGAGAACATTG atGTAACAGATACTCCTAGTAGAAAGAAGAGAAGTTCATCCCATAGAGATGAGGGAGAGACCACAGAGACCTTTGTTGCACAGATGACTGTCTTTGATAAGAATAG GAGATTGCAGCTGCTGGATGGGGAATACGAGGTGTCCATGCAAGGGATGGAGGACAGCCCTGTCAGCAAGAAGCGGGCTACGTGGGAAACCATTCTTGATGGAAAG AGACTGCCACCATTTGAGACATTTTCTCAGGGACCCACATTGCAGTTTATGCTGCGTTGGACAGGTGATGCTAGCGGAAAGTCCACTGCTCCCGTGGCAAAGCCCCTTGCTACACGCAACTCTGACAGCTCCAGCCCCATGGAGACTAGAACCAGCAATCACCGAGCTGCCCTCATGA CAGTGAAAGAGTCAGTCAGCACAGACATTCAGACGAGGAAAGAGCAGGTCCTGTGTGAGCCGCGGCAGAAGCTACGTATATTTTATCAG TTCTTGTACAACAATAACACGCGGCAGCAAACCGAGGCGAGAGATGATCTTCACTGTCCCTGGTGTACCCTGAACTGCAGCAAACTCTACAGCCTGCTCAAACACCTCAAACTCTCCCACTCCCGCTTCATCTTCAACTATGTG CCTCACCCCAAAGGAGCAAGGATAGACGTGTCCATCAATGAGTGCTATGACGGCTCGTACGTTGGCAACCCTCAGGACATCCACAGCCAACCCGGCTTTGCTTTCAGCCGCAATGGCCCAGTTAAGAGGACTGCCGTCACTCACATATTGGTTTGCAG GCCCAAGAGAACCAAACCAAGTCTGTCAGAGTTCCTGGAGTCTGAGGACGGAGAGTTGGAGCAGCAGAGGACCTATGTCAGCGGACACAACCGCCTCTACTTCCACAGTGACAGCTGCATGCCCCTGCGGCCccaggagatggaggaggacagCGAGGACGAGagagatccagagtggctcagAGAGAAGACTGCCACG CAACTGGATGAGTTCACAGATGTCAATGAGGGAGAAAAGGAAGTGATGAAGCTGTGGAACCTGCACGTCATGAAGTATGG ATTCATAGCAGACAACCAGATGAATCAGGCCATCATGCTGTTCGCTGAGAACACTGGTGCTCATATCATCCGCCGCAACCTCTGCCGCAACTTCCTCCTGCATCTGGTCAGCATGCACGACTTCAACCTGGTGAGCACAGCCACCATTGACCGCGCCATGGCCCGTCTGCGACAGATCCAAGAAGAGCTTCCAGACAccgaggaggagcagcaggaccAGACTGTGGTATCAGCAGGCGCCTGCAATGGCAATGCCGTCACCTCCACCGGAGGGAAACAGGGCAAGAGGACAAAAAGCGCACTAACAGACTGA